One stretch of Armigeres subalbatus isolate Guangzhou_Male chromosome 2, GZ_Asu_2, whole genome shotgun sequence DNA includes these proteins:
- the LOC134213129 gene encoding rap guanine nucleotide exchange factor 2 isoform X1, protein MNDRKLPISLSDHSEFGINHGAASAIGGSVGGSSGVIGGGSPVALGVGVGLPGLGIGIGGATTVSASVTGGGSSGNVSNKHAIARLKHTNSLTSGLPPELYDKGNRLSHSSDTSQAETMTSVTSSSLDSDEVDLSGLVESVVDSDEEDIAESIDSLSVRDTVRECLEKDPSDRTMDDIEILLEFTQKLKAFTNMTFAVRRALCSVMVFAVVEKAGTIVMNDGEELDSWSVLINGHVEIEHANGEIEYLHIGDSFGILPTMDKLYHRGIMRTKCDDCQFVCITQTDYYRIQHQGEDNIRKIEEDGQVVMVAELRNSAGENGSRKGYVVIRGTVDRLTQQLIEDTTQTDQNYVEDFLLTFRTFISDPIDVSKQLLKWFNVDATDDGNDLIDAMHQASANDICDRVTRVVLLWVNNHFTDFDTDPQMMEFLEIFESALEKKNMLEQLRLLHVYAQHNARERNVTLARSSRDEDLNFQISGGPGGIFITRVEPKTKAYDVGLKRGDQILEVNGQNFEHITCTRALELLMGTTHLSITVKSNLWAFKGMLSNADGDSGKMKIDLKKGLRADLLQSQKSLDLVDKAGFMPTPQFLMPLPVRDEYGRKDSGASTPSSSHMNNNKGSFMTLGGKKRLQKALIKMNLLPKNLVLQDDSINNNSNNNNNSSTNYDSSDRSSGISVNFSSQASSISTSSITTADSDETPPTSTYQSNPDLREHPQTPAKTLSTEAIIPKSGTLYYEELRASDFPEHILKVYKSDQTCKYLLVHKETTAHEVVMLALQEFGIHDPSSNFSLCEVSVGEGGMIKQRRLPDQLQNLAERIGLSSRYYLKTNGITETLVPDDVAPELIRESAVHFLQLNANELAIQLTLQDFSIFRQIESTEYIDDLFSLKSRYGKPMLLKFAELVNREMFWVVTEVCSEHNLMRRCKIIKQFIKIARHCKECKNFNSLFAIISGLGHAAVSRLRQTWEKLPSKYQKLFNDLQELMDPSRNMSKYRQLIQTELNAQHPVIPFYPVVKKDLTFIHLGNDSKIESLINFEKLRMISKEVRTLLQMCNSPYDILTMLELKCQPPSSAMVALNQMSVPSSGNLMMPPPLAFHSQTVKRRKKSTAAPIPKKMFEEAQMVRRVKAYLNNMKVITDEDELHKLSLECEQQGGSTPNNVQVRKRYPSPTLSTTSSTSSTSEGKKGALGIGMSSLSIGSSGSGNSGAPKFGAASPQAVKKLLSLSEQTKTRPHQPRHPSVGAVLPPPLNNIHHHSQLTHHNNLSHFHHTHHTPYHHHAGISISPSHASSNSQCCIGSGTGGGTGGVGVGPQHQYPNTHPSYAVSSGIHLSNMHPTPPNYNATMSMYPNGRPSVMSSRILESSVDSTSQLPPPMDLPPESSSFRSPPNYAQAAHRRITGNSTVISSYPTPHQNFGSSSRIIAAVGISPITPTYVPPGVNSISPMYTGNAGTGSSNSTHTGPNSNLPPAIPARLHETSGVMPLAIESVQQPPPLPPSIDLSIESSSVTVINNAAPELLVETSVDDDSESVECDVTETLSTEV, encoded by the exons CTTACTTCCGGCTTACCGCCGGAATTGTATGACAAAGGCAATCGCCTGTCGCATTCCAGTGATACCAGTCAGGCGGAAACGATGACGTCCGTCACGAGCTCTTCGCTCGATTCGGACGAGGTCGACCTCTCCGGATTGGTGGAATCGGTAGTGGACTCCGACGAGGAGGACATCGCCGAGAGCATCGAT AGCTTGAGTGTACGAGATACCGTGCgcgaatgtttggaaaaggatCCGAGCGATCGTACGATGGATGATATCGAAATATTGCTTGAGTTTACGCAAAAGCTGAAAGCGTTCACTAATATGACATTTGCCGTGAGGCGAGCACTGTGCTCGGTTATGGTGTTCGCCGTGGTCGAAAAAGCCGGGACTATTGTGATGAATGATGGGGAGGAATTGGATTCGTGGAGCGTGCTTATCAATGGCCACGTTGAGATCGAGCATGCCAATGGAGAGATAGAATATCTGCATATAGGGGATAGTTTTGGCATTTTACCGACAATGGATAAGCTTTATCATCGAGGAATTATGCGAACAAAATGTGATGATTGTCAGTTTGTGTGCATCACTCAGACAGACTACTATCGGATTCAACATCAAGGAGAGGATAATATtaggaaaatagaagaagatGGTCAAGTGGTAATGGTGGCAGAACTAAGGAACAGTGCAGGAGAAAATGGATCACGCAAGGGATACGTTGTCATCCGAGGCACAGTAGATCGGTTAACGCAACAGTTGATTGAAGATACTACACAGACAGATCAAAATTATGTAGAAGATTTCCTTTTGACGTTTCGCACGTTTATTAGTGATCCTATTGATGTTTCGAAACAGCTTCTGAAATGGTTCAATGTTGATGCGactgatgatggaaatgatctTATTGATGCAATGCACCAGGCTTCGGCGAACGACATTTGTGATCGTGTTACGAGGGTAGTACTTCTATGGGTGAATAATCATTTTACTGATTTCGATACCGATCCACAAATGATGGAATTCTTGGAAATATTCGAGTCCGCATTGGAAAAGAAAAATATGCTTGAACAATTACGGTTATTACATGTCTACGCTCAGCATAATGCAAGGGAAAGGAATGTCACGTTGGCGAGGAGCTCTCGGGATGaagatttgaatttccaaatttctggagggcccggaggaattttcatcACCAGAGTGGAACCGAAAACCAAGGCATACGATGTTGGCTTGAAACGAGGAGATCAAATACTGGAAGTGAATGGACAGAATTTTGAACATATCACATGTACACGAGCTTTAGAGCTATTGATGGGTACAACTCATCTGAGCATTACAGTGAAAAGCAACTTGTGGGCATTCAAAGGGATGCTTTCCAATGCTGATGGTGACTCcggtaaaatgaaaattgaccTAAAGAAAGGATTACGAGCAGATTTGCTACAATCTCAAAAGTCTCTTGATTTGGTTGATAAGGCGGGCTTTATGCCGACTCCCCAGTTCCTTATGCCACTGCCGGTGCGAGATGAATACGGACGCAAAGATTCCGGCGCGTCAACTCCATCTTCGTCGCACATGAACAACAATAAGGGTAGCTTCATGACCTTAGGCGGTAAGAAACGCCTCCAAAAAGCCCTTATCAAAATGAATTTGTTGCcgaaaaatttggttttacaaGATGATAGCATCAACAATAATAGCAACAACAATAACAATAGCAGCACCAACTATGATAGTAGTGATCGGTCATCCGGAATCAGCGTTAATTTTTCGTCCCAAGCGTCATCCATATCGACATCTTCAATCACCACCGCTGATTCGGACGAGACTCCCCCTACATCTACATATCAGAGCAATCCTGATCTTAGGGAACATCCTCAAACGCCTGCCAAAACGCTCTCGACTGAAGCAATCATTCCAAAAAGTGGCACGCTATACTACGAGGAGCTCAGGGCTAGTGATTTCCCTGAACACATTCTCAAAGTATACAAATCTGATCAAACGTGCAAATATTTATTAGTTCATAAGGAAACCACGGCGCATGAGGTGGTTATGCTAGCGTTGCAAGAGTTCGGTATACACGATCCTAGCTCGAATTTTTCGCTCTGTGAAGTGAGTGTAGGAGAAGGTGGAATGATCAAGCAACGGCGGCTGCCGGATCAGCTGCAGAATCTCGCAGAGCGAATTGGTTTAAGTTCGAGGTATTACCTGAAGACGAATGGAATCACCGAAACTCTGGTACCTGACGACGTCGCACCGGAACTAATCCGTGAGAGTGCGGTACATTTTCTGCAGCTGAATGCAAACGAACTGGCAATTCAGTTGACACTGCAAGATTTCTCAATATTCCGACAGATCGAATCAACCGAGTACATAGACGATTTGTTCAGCTTGAAGAGTCGCTATGGTAAGCCTATGTTGTTGAAATTTGCCGAACTAGTCAATAGGGAAATGTTTTGGGTCGTGACGGAAGTTTGTAGTGAGCATAACTTGATGAGAAGATGCAAGATTATCAAACAGTTTATAAAGATTGCGCGACATTGTAAGGAgtgtaaaaatttcaatagtTTATTTGCAATAATTAGTGGATTAGGGCATGCCGCAGTATCGCGGTTGAGGCAAACGTGGGAGAAGTTACCTTCCAAATATCAGAAGCTATTCAATGACCTACAGGAGCTGATGGACCCATCTCGGAATATGTCAAAATATCGACAATTAATTCAAACGGAACTCAACGCCCAGCATCCAGTCATTCCATTCTACCCCGTAGTGAAAAAGGATTTAACATTTATTCATCTGGGAAACGAttcaaaaatcgaaagtttaatcaattttgaaaagctACGGATGATTTCAAAAGAAGTCAGAACGTTACTGCAGATGTGCAATTCTCCCTACGACATACTTACTATGTTAGAGTTGAAATGTCAGCCACCGAGCTCAGCTATGGTTGCACTGAATCAAATGTCTGTTCCATCCAGTGGAAATCTGATGATGCCTCCTCCACTTGCATTCCATAGTCAGACGGTAAAACGTAGGAAAAAGTCAACGGCTGCTCCCATTCCCAAAAAGATGTTTGAAGAAGCCCAAATGGTAAGGAGGGTGAAGGCATACCTGAATAATATGAAAGTGATCACTGATGAGGATGAACTACACAAATTGTCGCTCGAGTGTGAACAACAGGGAGGAAGTACACCAAACAACGTACAGGTGAGAAAACGATACCCTTCGCCAACGCTCTCTACTACATCGAGTACTAGTTCCACTAGTGAGGGCAAGAAAGGGGCACTTGGTATTGGCATGAGTAGTCTTTCGATTGGAAGCTCCGGCAGTGGTAATAGTGGAGCACCAAAATTTGGCGCCGCATCCCCACAAGCAGTGAAGAAACTGCTCTCCCTCTCAGAACAAACCAAAACTCGACCCCATCAACCACGACATCCATCGGTAGGTGCAGTGCTGCCGCCCCCATTGAACAACATCCACCATCATAGTCAGCTTACGCATCATAACAATTTGTCCCATTTCCACCATACCCATCACACACCGTATCATCATCATGCGGGTATCTCGATTAGTCCTTCGCATGCTTCAAGCAATAGCCAGTGCTGCATAGGTAGTGGTACCGGTGGTGGAACCGGCGGCGTTGGCGTCGGTCCACAACATCAATATCCGAATACTCATCCGAGTTATGCGGTTTCCAGCGGAATTCACTTATCCAACATGCATCCTACTCCACCCAACTATAATGCCACCATGTCGATGTACCCGAACGGACGGCCCTCGGTCATGTCCAGTCGGATATTGGAAAGTTCCGTGGACTCTACTAGTCAACTGCCACCGCCGATGGATCTTCCACCGGAGAGTAGCTCATTCCGCAGTCCACCGAACTATG CGCAAGCTGCACATCGACGCATCACTGGCAACAGCACGGTCATATCATCCTACCCAACCCCCCACCAGAACTTTGGTTCCTCTTCCCGCATCATAGCTGCCGTAGGAATCTCGCCCATTACCCCTACTTACGTTCCCCCGGGAGTTAACTCAATTTCGCCGATGTACACGGGAAATGCCGGCACCGGAAGCTCGAACAGCACCCACACCGGGCCCAACAGCAATCTGCCGCCCGCCATTCCTGCTAGGTTGCATGAAACTAGCGGGGTGATGCCGCTAGCAATCGAATCTGTTCAACAGCCACCACCGTTGCCGCCAAGTATAGATCTTTCAATTGAGAGCAGTTCGGTGACCGTCATCAACAATGCAGCTCCCG AGCTTCTTGTGGAGACTTCGGTGGACGACGACAGCGAATCGGTGGAGTGTGACGTCACTGAAACCCTGTCGACCGAAGTTTAA